The Medicago truncatula cultivar Jemalong A17 chromosome 7, MtrunA17r5.0-ANR, whole genome shotgun sequence genome includes the window TGAAAGCTTATAAACTGGTCCTTTGGTTGTTTAATTAGCATATTTGCATCTAATATTGGCTCTCTTCTTTTCCAATCATTAATGTTGCAGGTGTTTGAAGGATGAATTAGCAACTCTTAAATTTGACTCTTTGGGTTCTGATGATGCTTTGGCATTTACATTACTGTATCTCCGGATAATAAAATTACTTGTAGAAGTGTGGGAGCACTTGTCACTAGGAAAAGGTTCATATTCTCATGGAATGGGAGAATTGGAATTCAAACTACGAAAGCTTGATAGGAGGGTTAAAGAGTTGATGAGTAAGTTTGTAGGTTTTTCTGCAGAAGAAGAATTGAATATCTTGGAGATTATATTAGTGACTTATGCCCTCAGGCTATGTAAAGTTGAAACCATTTGTGTCAATCTTGCATTCAAGAGGTTGACTTCTATATATTCATGCGTTGAATCTATCCTTAAAGAAAGGTCAGATTCACCAACCAATTTTGTGGTTGAACTTCGTAAGTTATTACATGAATGTCAAACCACCTCCATCAATGGAGCTTCCTGCAGTCCACTTCAGTTTGATAGATGTCTCAAGCTATTCTCTCTGAAGAAATTTGTGTTTCATGGAACAATCAGACAATTAAAGGCAGAACTGAGAATTTCCAATAACGACTCTCTACATCCTTTTCCTTTTGTTTCAGGACTACCGGTTAGTATACCATGTGAAATTACTCTCCATAATATTATAAGCAAGTGTAAGTTGTGGTTGAGGATGAGTTTGGATGATGGTTTAGTACAATATATCTTTCTTGATTTGGACCATTTAGTAGGCTCTGGAGATgtaagaaattttgtttttgcgGCCCCATTTTACAGAACACCAAAAGCTAATTCTTTTACATTGAAGGTTTGTATTAGCTTAGAATGTTTGTTTGAAAATGTTTGTCCAGTCCAAAGGTATGGAGGACCAAAATATGAACtagtatctctttgtaaagaaaaacaagtttatttttctGATGTTAATAAAGATTAATTTATTAGCCTTGTTAGTGAAAACTAGCTCTTTAAATGCCATGCACGTAGTGGTCTACATTGTAAACTACGCATTAGATTGAAGCAACTCCTCTTTagatatttttgatgaaatgttaGAGTATTTTGTTACTACATGGAAACAAGGGAAACAAAGTAGTTGTAAGATATAACAAAACTAACTCCCAAAACTTTAGATCGAGTACAAATTTGTTACCTTGATATTTTATGGAGTTATCTTGATACACCCTCCGTCTCATAATAACTGATCATTTTGCTCATTTCATGCATATTaagaaaagagcaatgatatttgaacaactatttggtACAATCTATTTGACaaccttcattttctctcttttcattggtcaaaaacaattgagagagaaaaaggaagagagttgtctaaaaattgttacaaaatggttgtacaaatatcatttctctcaagaaaatataaatgagagagagagagagagagagagagagagatgctTTTAAGtgtcttgaaaaaaaaattgtgcattctctattatcataaatgcaaactagaatatattaaatttagagtgatgaaagtagtattaattagagttatagtCATAGTTTTGAATACTCCCTTAAGACGAtgcgtgagagagtcaactcacatcAGCAGCTAATCCTGGTTATTTccacgttacccacgtagataCAACATTCAAACAAAAGGGGTGAtattcacattcaataataataaacatataattgatcaacaaaatttaacaacataaacaacaacaatttatcatcaacaatacTAATAAACAACGAGTCAAGTAAGaaaatttaacaacacaaaacaacagtaattcatcatcaacaatgcttcacataatttctcaataacaactcattaattttttcgacaacttgacaacacgACGACAACAccgacaacaacatcaacttgacaatgcactatgcatgtggtaccaatcagggcatcaaacccccaACTTATACAGCATAGGCTCTCAACGTGGTATGAATGATCAAGCATTCAACAGGACATCAAGTCCCCAACtttatatgaatgattatacattcaacagggcatcaagccctcaactttatatgaatgattatacattcaacagggcatcaagcccccaactttaatgattatgcatggactcagcaacaaatgcaacaacaaccaacaacttacaactttaacgacattgacgacaacggcggcaacgacaacaacgactttgcatcataatatcatattcatcaacatatacattcatataataattcatcaatcatgaacaacaccatataacatcatattcatcaacatatacattcatataataattcataaatcatgaacaacaccatataacatcatattcatcaacatatacattcatataataattcataaatcatgaacaacatcatataacatcatgttcatcaacatatacattcatataataattcataaatcatgaacaacatcatataacatcatattcttcaacatatacattcatatagatattaaatcatccaataaagatattcacgtcaaaccaagttagttccatcacaacataggttaaatactcttaaacaccttaattgaactcatagtacacaagctttgaagtttggagacaatccaTAAGATTTGGGTTGACCTAGAAATTATCATGcagaattttcataaaatttcactaagacctccttggagcattttcatcataactcaaaaaccaaaaatcattttcaagtcaaaccaaagccactagaaagctaacacaattatctaaaactttcatgtttacagcaaaggccaattcaaaacagaaacgtgtgaaaaagacacaaaaacatgaaacagagtatgctgtcactgtgcaatTTCGCTAATGTCGAAAATCTAGCTAATATCGAAATTGTTACAGAGGATTTCACCAATAGCGAACTTCTAGCGAGTTTTTCTCCTGCTGTTACGATTTCTacacatttttcacccaaaaaaacccaaatttcatctacccaaatttgataggaaacttaacctaagattattctacaacctgaacatcaattgTACACAAATTCAATggattttctactctattaactAGAGCTGTAAAAAATGGACCGGCCCATTGACCCATATTTTTGGGCCGGGTCGGgcctaaaaaactaacaaaaaatgCACTCGGGCTTTTTTGGCCCAAGCCCATTTGGGGCATACAAAAGTTGGGCTGGCCTGGCCCACTGGGCTTTGGGCCGGCCCATTAgcccatattttattttattttagttaaaaaacaacatatttttttaaaaattatcaactaatttaaaatttattaacaaaaaaatatttaaataaatatggatgaatttagcttacagttttaaaattttaaagtttataaattattaatttgatttaattgaaagaataatctagagtttaattattattcaatgttaatgtaaaaattatttatatttttatgtccatccaatcatattttagcaaaaaaataatggtgagtaactaatacataagaaaatacataaacaaagtgaataaattttaaaaataaaacataaacgggcCAGGTCGGGCTGGCCCATGGCCCACCCGGGCCGAGCTCTAGAATTCACGGCCCAATCATAAACAGGCCAGCCCGGGCTGACCCATTTCTATAGTCGGGCCTCTCAGGCCCGAGCCGGGCTAGGCCGGGCCtgcccatttgacacctctactattaacaaccaattacgacttcaaaacctaatttccaaattcacaaattcacaaacaacaacatgctaaattcaatttcagaattatacaacccaaaattagagaaagttaatCCCACCGTTACATTAATTCAATGGTTTacctactctttcaacaatcaattttgcaattaaccctaatttctataacatcaaaactacaAAACAACGAAATGTTAAACCCCTTTTCAAAAACatacaacccattattagagaaagctagtcccacccttaccttatattAGATGATTACAGACTCTACAAGTTTGTTCATCTTCTCTTTATTTGACTTTTCACTTTCTCCCAAAACAACAGTTTGCACGTATTCTAATTTTCTAACTCTGACTCTCCCCTTTTtctaaatccttaacctacttattttcccTTATTTTCAATTCTGCCCCCTAAACCTCATTAttctatttaattatatttctcgactaaataataaaatatgggcTAACAATATATTTctccactaaataataaaatatgggctaataatatatttctccactaaataataaaataggggctactaataaatatcatgcacaactaaaatatatactccctccgtccctgaataagtgacctatttgatcatttcacagattaagaaaattgtaaagatgaaagaaagagagtgaTACTTTTACTGAATTGCCattgtcattattttgaaactttttcacttttaagtaatgattactttctttgttccactacaaactttaacatggggaccataaagtatttataaggggtaaatctgtcaaattttgcttagaaatctgagaaggtcaagtattgtgggacaaatattttttacaaataggtcacttattcagggacggagggagCATCACTTATCAAATTAAAtcgattaaattataaaaaagactctaaactctatcaaataaataaataataaaatagggcgttacacataCCAGGTGCTAGATAGGCGTGTCTGGAGCTGATCCTCAAAGTATTAGACATCATTTACATCAATTTACTCACTTTACAGGTCATTCAAAGGCTCGCAAGTCGTTTTTACAACTAATTTGGCTTCTTTGCGTTTGGTTGATTTGGAACGAATGCAACAACAGATTATTCAATAATATTGAAACACCAATTACTCAGCttgtagaaaaagcaaaatttcaTTCGTTTTGGTAGTTAAAAGCTAATAACACCACTTTTGTGTACGGATCTCAGGGATGGAGGTCAGACTCTTTACTTTGTCTGGGTATGAACTGACctttttttgtaattaatttatttgacaaaTTGTTTCTCGGGATGGATTCTTAGGTACACCTTGTATTTATGAATCTTCATCGCCGCTgttaatatactccctccgtcccataatataagcaaaaaaaattcattttctttgtcccaaaatataagcaaaaaagacaaacttttatcttatttaatcttgtttttttaaaaaatcttttttccaagaaaaacttttgtttattctcataaaattaaatgcaaattacattcaattttctctctcttttattttttccataaccaatggccaatgaaaattgtttttacatcttcctataaaactttttccaaagaaaacacaaaaacttatactccaaattcttatattttagttttcttaataagtgttatttttttttttttttgcttataatttagaacggagggagtatttcattttgatttcttaaaaaataaaattatttattacatGAGAGATAGAGTGCGAGGAAAAACAAAAGAGTTTGTTAGAAGAGAGtatatcaattgtttttttttttttaaaaggtataTCAATTGTTTGTTACACTAAAAAGATAATgagtttaaaaaattaagattttatcCGTGGATTAAAAcgaaatataatagaaaaaattattaactcCCTCAAAAAATTAAACCACTACGCAACCCTACTTAAGCTTGAGCTACCGTCGCTCTTCACGGTGCGTTTCCTTTCTAACTTTTCCATATCGCCGTACGCTTTCAATATTCATTATCTTAATCAATTTTCACCCTTTTCTTGTTCAACAAGTTTTCATATTAACTTCCACTACTAAAATCGTTTTTTGGTgttttgaattttcattttattcttcTAGCCTTTAGAGGAAGAATGAATGACGATGCTCTCTACGGGGTTTTTGCCGATTCGTCTTGTGGAAAACGGAGAAAACACGACGATTCCTCGAGGATACAAGACCTCACTAAACCGGTGAATTTTGTTTCAACCGGAACTTTCATGCCTAATGAGGATAAATTTGATGACAATAAGCAGGAGCAGAGTCTAGGTCACGAGGAATCAGTGGATGTTGGGAAATTGGAGAATTACAACGGAATGGGAATGAAGCTGATGGAGAAAATGGGTTATAAAGGAGGTGGTCTTGGGAAGAATGAGCAGGGTATATTAAATCCTATCGAGGCGAAACTGAGGGATAAATATTCTGGTCTTGGATTTAACATATCTAATGAGACTACAACTCCGTTGCCCTCTTTGGAGACGGAGAAGAAGAGTGAACCGGGAGAAGGCATTCAGCCTGTAGTCGGAAGAAAGAAAAGACGTAGGTATAAGAACATAACAAGTATGCTGGATCGAGTCCAAGAAGAAAATGCATTAGCATTGGATTCCCTTGCTCAATACTTTAGGCACATGCACAAAAGATATGTCGAGTATTATAAGTCGTGTAAATTGGCATGCGTTGCATACTCATATGCTCTGCCTTTGTTTATCAGAGTGTTCCAAGGATTGGATCCTCTTCGAAATCCATCTCATGGTTTGGAGTTGGTATCAGAGTGGAAGACATTGCTTCTAGGAGATGATAGTTTTGGTATACAAGTCATATCATCACCTTATACACATTTGGTTTCAGAGGTTGTATTGCCGGCTGTTAGAAAATCTGGTATCAATACCTGGCAAGCACGGGATCCTGAGCCAATGCTACGGTTTTTGGATTCATGGAAAAAGTTGCTTCCTTCTTCAGTTCTTGCTACTATATTAGACACCATAGTCATGCCCAAACTATTAAGTGCTGTAGATACTTGGGAACCACACCGCGAGACAATTCCTATCCACACATGGGTGCATCCATGGCTACCTCTGCTAGGGCACAAGATGGAGAGGGAGGGTATCTACCAGATTGTTCGTTTCAAATTGAGTAATGCTCTTGGCACGTGGCACCCAAGTGATGGTTATGCATATGCTATATTGTCCCCTTGGAAGGCTTTATTTGATTCTGATAGTTGGCAACAACTTATATACCGTTATATTGTACCAAAGCTGAAGGTTGTCTTGCGAGACGACTTCCAAGTGAACCCGAGAAGTCAGAATCTTGCTCAATTTTATTGGGTGATGAACTGGGCTTCGGCTATTCCAATTCATCTGATGGTTGACATAATGCAGATCTTCTTTACCAAGTGGCTTACGGTTTTATATCATTGGTTGTGCTCAAATCCTAACTTTGGTGAAGTTAGAAAATGGTATTTGGACTGGAAAGAACTTATTCCAAAAGAACTTTTGGCAAATGAGAGTATTCGATACAAGCTCCATTGTGGTCTTTGTATGATGAACCAGGCTGTTGAATGTATGGAGGTGGTGCAACCTTGTTTGAAGGAGAACATAAGCTATATTAGGGCAAGTGAGCAGAGGAAATTTGAGACTCAGCAAAAAGCAGCAGCCTCTTCTCAACAACAGGCTACTGCAAGCTTGGGTGGTGCTGTCAATGCATATGGTGTGAATGAAATCAGCGTGAAAGAACTTATTGAAGCCTATACTCAGGATCATGGTTTACTGTTCAAACCTAAATCTGGTAGAATGCACAACGGTCATGAAATATATACGTTTGGCAATGTCAGCATAATTATTGACTCTCTAAACCAAAAGGTCTATGCCCAAAATGCAGAAACATGGTCTTTAGAAACCCTCGAACAATTGCTAGAGTTGCAAAATAAATTCCTTAGTAAAAGACGTTGAATTTCTTTAGGGTTTTTGTATCAGTTATTTTCTCTTGATTTGCTGTCTAAGGATATCCTAGTTTTCTTATGTTTTGTTTCAATATCCTACATGCTGTAAAATTATAGGCAGATAATATAGGCAAAATGAAGTCATCGTTTTTTTTCCTTCGTAATGTTAACTGTTGTTTTGGATGTGAATATATTTAGAGATGAGGGAAGGAACATATACGTTGGCCAATCCTTGTGCATGCCATTCTTCTTCTGGTTGTATCGGTTTCATAGCTGGTTAATTTAAAGCTTACTGTTCCTAGAAATTGCAATCCTGATGCAATGTTACCTGCTGCTGCAGTTATAAtccttgttttttaataaagtaaGACACATTTCACAGGTAATAGAGCAAAAAATACCATCAGAGAATAATATAAGCATCCCTCTTAAACATATATGCTTAAATGGAAACAACGAAGAAGgaaaatttataattgaaaCAGTTTATTTTAGTTTCCAGTTTCTAAGCTTATTAATAAACATACTTCTGTAATAGAACCATGCACAGAACACCAAACATTGTTAATATTCATTCCACTGCTCCATCACACAAGTTACGAGTGAAATTGTACCGAATGTTAGTGCTGCTTTATGCATTTATATATACTGCAAAATAGACTAGTAATACAATGTGGTATAACTAGGTAAACCAATACCCTTGATGCAGGAGCAGTTTGTTTATCAttctgtttttatgttttttccttCTGAATTTTCACTGTTAAATGTTATTATGTAATATTTGTCATGTAACTTGCACTTGAGTGATGGAGATATTTTAGCACTGTGTTCCGAAAGATGTTCTGAAAGGAAAATACTTAAAGTAGTGAAGCTAAAATAATCTGGCAATGTtctaatcatctattgactgaCTTCTGGAAAATTTAGACTGTTATGTGCAGGTATGCTTTGTACTATGtgttaaaatcaaatataaatcaaaCATTATGATTCGCTAGTTGTCGTCTCAATTACGTTTAATTAGCACTTTAGCCCAATAGTTGTCAAATTTAGTTTTAAGTTGTGCTAGTGTGAGTTGTAACTAACATAAGTTACCATCTGGATGATCATCGAAGGCTCCTAGCAAATCATAGCGTAATTGATATGACAACTATTGGGGTAGGGTGGGTTGTAACCAACATAAACAGAGGGTAACTTATGTCGGTTACGGCTCACACTACCCAATAGTTGTCAAATTTAGTTT containing:
- the LOC11408066 gene encoding septin and tuftelin-interacting protein 1 homolog 2, whose protein sequence is MNDDALYGVFADSSCGKRRKHDDSSRIQDLTKPVNFVSTGTFMPNEDKFDDNKQEQSLGHEESVDVGKLENYNGMGMKLMEKMGYKGGGLGKNEQGILNPIEAKLRDKYSGLGFNISNETTTPLPSLETEKKSEPGEGIQPVVGRKKRRRYKNITSMLDRVQEENALALDSLAQYFRHMHKRYVEYYKSCKLACVAYSYALPLFIRVFQGLDPLRNPSHGLELVSEWKTLLLGDDSFGIQVISSPYTHLVSEVVLPAVRKSGINTWQARDPEPMLRFLDSWKKLLPSSVLATILDTIVMPKLLSAVDTWEPHRETIPIHTWVHPWLPLLGHKMEREGIYQIVRFKLSNALGTWHPSDGYAYAILSPWKALFDSDSWQQLIYRYIVPKLKVVLRDDFQVNPRSQNLAQFYWVMNWASAIPIHLMVDIMQIFFTKWLTVLYHWLCSNPNFGEVRKWYLDWKELIPKELLANESIRYKLHCGLCMMNQAVECMEVVQPCLKENISYIRASEQRKFETQQKAAASSQQQATASLGGAVNAYGVNEISVKELIEAYTQDHGLLFKPKSGRMHNGHEIYTFGNVSIIIDSLNQKVYAQNAETWSLETLEQLLELQNKFLSKRR